Proteins encoded within one genomic window of Setaria italica strain Yugu1 chromosome IV, Setaria_italica_v2.0, whole genome shotgun sequence:
- the LOC101767861 gene encoding uncharacterized protein LOC101767861, whose product MAKRSRGGGGAEAALKADSAAMRLVWRRGAVRLVLVSAIAWAMLVLLALAFHLWSCSSSVAFLSALCKKDSKVLNVLDSMGLSSKPLHRCPIPVADDPNAVAIPKRTPNTIIKKLSYITIDKQDKDPSPLFGGRQNWKQREESFKLNSTMKVHCGFMKNSGADMDSVDVKYIQKCKFVVASGIFDGYDIPHQPSNISRRSQKLFCFLMVVDEVSLDFIEKNTTVKIDSNGGKWVGIWRLITVHRLPFDEPRRNGKIPKILTHRLFPQAWYSIWIDGKMELIVDPLLILERYLWRGKYTFAVAVHKHHRSIYEEGDAIKRRKRYARPLVDLQMKMYYYEGMEPWSSKKKMPSDVPEGAVLIREHTTMTDLFSCLWFNEVNLFTPRDQISFGYVVHRLGDSLKFFMFPNCEYNSLFILHKHTREHSSKVEWAKTIDEILKKGLKESRGGLGLWTPYPADLSSVELPAVKRISPAG is encoded by the exons aTGGCGAAGCGAAGCAGAG gcggcggtggcgcggaggcggcgctgaAGGCGGACTCGGCGGCGATGCGGCTGGTGTGGCGCAGGGGCGCCGTGCGGCTGGTGCTCGTGTCGGCCATTGCCTGGGCCATGCTCGtgctcctcgccctcgcctTCCACCTCTGGTCCTGCAGCTCCTCGGTCGCATTCCTCTCAG CTCTTTGTAAAAAGGACAGTAAAGTCCTCAATGTGCTGGATTCAATGGGGCTCTCATCGAAACCACTCCACC GCTGCCCAATACCTGTTGCAGATGATCCAAATGCTGTTGCCATTCCAAAGAGGACTCCCAACACAATCATAAAGAAATTATCATATATAACTATTGACAAACAGGATAAAGATCCTTCACCGCTGTTTGGAGGACGTCAAAACTGGAAACAGAGGGAGGAAAGCTTTAAACTGAATTCTACTATGAAG GTGCACTGTGGATTTATGAAAAATAGCGGTGCAGATATGGATAGTGTTGATGTCAAGTACATACAGAAATGCAAATTTGTTGTTGCCTCTGGTATTTTTGATGGTTATGACATTCCCCATCAGCCATCGAATATTAGTCGCCGGTCTCAGAAGTTGTTCTGCTTCCTGATGGTGGTAGATGAAGTATCTCTTGATTTTATTGAAAAGAACACCACTGTCAAAATTGACAGCAATGGAGGAAAGTGGGTTGGTATATGGCGACTTATAACGGTGCATCGCCTCCCATTTGATGAACCTAGAAGGAATGGAAAAATACCAAAGATTTTAACACACAGACTATTTCCTCAAGCTTGGTATAGCATTTGGATTGATGGGAAAATGGAGCTCATAGTTGATCCGCTGCTTATTCTCGAGAG ATATCTCTGGCGTGGAAAATACACTTTTGCGGTAGCTGTCCATAAGCATCATAGGAGCATCTATGAGGAGGGTGATGCAATAAAACGACGGAAGCGATATGCTCGTCCTTTGGTTGATCTTCAGATGAAGATGTACTATTATGAGGGGATGGAGCCGTGGAgctcaaagaaaaagatgcCTAGCG ATGTGCCAGAGGGTGCGGTGCTGATCCGGGAGCACACGACAATGACCGATTTATTCAGCTGCCTCTGGTTCAACGAGGTCAATCTTTTCACACCACGTGATCAGATCAGCTTTGGCTACGTGGTGCATAGGCTTGGAGACTCTCTTAAGTTCTTTATGTTTCCCAACTGTGAGTACAATTCTCTGTTCATCTTGCACAAGCACACAAGAGAACACTCCTCGAAAGTTGAATGGGCCAAAACAATCGATGAGATTTTGAAGAAGGGACTGAAGGAGAGTAGAGGAGGATTAGGGCTGTGGACTCCATATCCTGCAGACCTCAGCTCCGTGGAACTCCCTGCTGTAAAAAGAATTTCACCGGCAGGCTAG